A DNA window from Paraclostridium bifermentans contains the following coding sequences:
- the yqeC gene encoding selenium cofactor biosynthesis protein YqeC, with product MLEQLLEIKENDVITVVGAGGKTSLITYLSKQLSSEYSVLLTTTTKIYIPKSSDYNNIILTDKSNTFILDKGITICGKYINEENKVVGLNYEELDEFINKFDISLIEGDGSKRKKLKGWRYDEPLVHPKTTKNIGVLDITTYDMYISNRYIHRLDEFLKICGKVEGRITLENLKNIVLNRNGLFKNSIGEKILFINKVDNEKREELVDNLISMIKKEDESIKIIYGSLIKNFYKEG from the coding sequence ATGCTAGAACAATTACTAGAGATAAAGGAAAATGACGTTATAACTGTTGTTGGAGCTGGAGGTAAAACCTCTTTGATAACTTATTTAAGCAAACAACTCTCTAGTGAATATAGTGTTTTACTAACTACTACAACAAAAATATATATTCCAAAATCAAGTGACTATAACAATATTATACTAACTGATAAGAGTAATACCTTTATCTTGGATAAAGGTATTACTATTTGTGGTAAATATATAAATGAAGAAAATAAAGTAGTTGGATTAAACTATGAGGAACTAGATGAATTTATAAATAAGTTTGATATAAGTTTGATTGAAGGAGATGGATCAAAAAGAAAAAAGTTAAAAGGATGGAGATATGATGAGCCTTTAGTTCATCCTAAAACAACTAAAAATATTGGCGTTTTAGATATAACTACATACGATATGTATATAAGTAATAGATATATACATAGATTAGATGAATTTTTAAAAATTTGTGGGAAAGTAGAAGGCAGAATTACTTTAGAAAATCTTAAAAACATAGTTCTAAATAGAAATGGATTATTTAAAAATTCAATTGGAGAAAAAATATTATTTATAAATAAAGTAGATAATGAAAAAAGGGAAGAATTAGTTGATAATCTTATTAGTATGATAAAGAAAGAAGATGAAAGTATAAAAATAATATATGGAAGTTTAATCAAAAACTTTTATA
- a CDS encoding MalY/PatB family protein, whose protein sequence is MYKDSFNEGVNRLGTNAVKYDKYKENFNTNEDDIIPMWIADMDFKTCDEITKALQNKLSTGNLGYDTVNGYYESVVKWMKNRHNVDINVEDVVYTPGVVTAINFLLKILTKENDKVLVQSPVYHSFFRVLNENKCDVVQSELFIKDNRYEIDFDEFENKISTGVKVLILCNPHNPIGRVWTKEELERILEICESYKVFIISDEIHSDLVFKGYKHTSLTTVAPYYKDNIVTLTAPSKTFNLAGLYVSNAIITDEKLRNRYKELFSTTPNVLGAEALIAAYNKGETWLEELLEYIESNYNYVLKFVNENVPKIKVIKQEGTFLTWLDCRELGLSDEELEIFFLEKAKLALSTGTAFGKGGSGFMRMNIGCPISTVKEALERLKNAVDNM, encoded by the coding sequence ATGTATAAGGATAGTTTTAATGAGGGAGTAAATAGACTTGGAACAAATGCTGTTAAATATGATAAATACAAAGAAAATTTCAATACAAATGAAGATGACATAATTCCGATGTGGATTGCAGATATGGATTTTAAAACTTGTGATGAAATAACTAAAGCATTACAAAATAAACTATCTACAGGAAATTTAGGATATGATACAGTTAATGGTTATTATGAATCTGTTGTAAAATGGATGAAAAATAGACATAATGTAGATATAAATGTTGAAGATGTAGTATACACTCCAGGAGTAGTAACAGCTATAAATTTCTTACTGAAAATTTTAACAAAAGAAAATGATAAGGTATTAGTTCAATCTCCTGTTTACCATTCATTTTTTAGAGTATTAAATGAAAATAAATGCGATGTAGTTCAAAGTGAATTATTTATAAAAGATAATAGATATGAAATAGATTTTGATGAGTTTGAAAATAAAATATCTACAGGTGTTAAAGTTCTTATATTATGCAATCCTCATAATCCAATAGGAAGGGTATGGACTAAAGAAGAACTAGAAAGAATATTAGAAATATGTGAAAGTTATAAAGTTTTTATAATAAGTGATGAAATACATTCAGATCTAGTATTTAAGGGATATAAACATACTTCATTGACAACAGTAGCACCTTATTATAAAGATAACATAGTAACTTTAACAGCTCCTAGTAAAACGTTTAACCTAGCTGGATTGTATGTTTCAAATGCTATTATAACTGATGAAAAATTAAGAAACAGATATAAAGAACTATTCAGTACAACTCCTAATGTTTTAGGTGCGGAGGCTTTAATTGCAGCATATAATAAAGGAGAAACATGGCTTGAAGAGTTGCTTGAATATATAGAAAGTAACTACAATTATGTATTAAAATTTGTAAATGAAAATGTACCTAAAATTAAAGTGATAAAACAAGAAGGAACGTTTTTAACTTGGTTAGACTGTAGAGAATTGGGATTATCGGATGAAGAATTAGAAATATTTTTCCTTGAAAAGGCTAAATTAGCATTAAGTACTGGAACAGCTTTTGGAAAAGGTGGTAGTGGATTTATGAGAATGAATATAGGGTGCCCGATATCTACTGTTAAAGAAGCTTTAGAAAGATTAAAAAATGCAGTAGATAATATGTAA
- a CDS encoding transmembrane-type terpene cyclase, with amino-acid sequence MKFELCLQVLCGVFWSIAYILIIHKSFKDKTYGMPLFALSLNLAWEFTFSFIYPPGNLLFAKIIFLTWLLLDLIILYTFFKYGYKSRKYIGIISKKSLYIFTVFILVCSILFMILSVNDFSILFKDDITQTSGFIANIQNLIMSILFVSMLLNRGNTSGQSIYIAIFKWMGTLTVAILKFTNMIPSITTELFIIALIQFFDILYIYLIYKFSKRKNALN; translated from the coding sequence TTGAAATTTGAATTATGTTTACAAGTTTTGTGTGGAGTATTTTGGAGTATAGCTTATATATTGATAATACATAAAAGCTTTAAAGATAAAACTTATGGAATGCCTTTATTTGCGCTAAGTCTTAATCTGGCCTGGGAGTTTACTTTTAGTTTTATATATCCTCCAGGGAATTTACTTTTTGCAAAAATAATATTTTTAACTTGGTTATTACTTGATTTAATAATATTATACACTTTTTTCAAATATGGATATAAATCTAGGAAATATATAGGTATTATAAGCAAAAAATCACTATACATTTTTACTGTATTTATTTTAGTTTGTTCGATATTATTTATGATTTTATCTGTAAATGATTTTTCTATATTATTTAAGGATGATATAACTCAAACATCTGGGTTTATTGCGAATATACAAAACTTAATAATGTCTATATTGTTTGTAAGTATGCTTTTGAATAGAGGAAATACTTCAGGTCAGTCTATCTATATAGCTATATTCAAATGGATGGGAACATTGACTGTTGCTATCTTAAAATTTACTAATATGATACCATCAATAACTACTGAATTATTTATAATAGCTTTAATTCAATTCTTTGATATACTATACATTTATTTGATCTATAAATTTTCAAAGAGAAAAAATGCTTTAAATTAA
- a CDS encoding pyridoxal phosphate-dependent aminotransferase: MKFSSRIKSVEASTIMELLTYAAQAKKQGKKVYHLNIGQPDIKTPENFFEAIANNKEEVLEYALSEGLHELREAIQKYYREYDINFDLEDILILNGGSEALFFTMLTICNEGDNILVPEPFYSNYNSFANAVGVEIKPITTFAENGFHLPSKEEIVSKIDENTRAILFSNPGNPSGVVYTKEEIDMISDIAKEHELWIIADEVYREFVYEGDYTSLGNVKEVEDRVIIVDSVSKRYSACGSRIGSLASKNKEFMGEILKLCQARLSVPTLEQIGAVELYKTPNSYLTEVNEEYRERRDVLYNELVKVPGVICKKPTGAFYIVAKLPVKSADDFVKWMLSDFEIDGETVMPCPAEGFYKTKGLGVDEIRLAYILNKEDLSKAAKILKEGLEAYLKLDR, from the coding sequence ATGAAATTTTCTTCAAGAATAAAATCAGTAGAAGCTTCAACTATAATGGAGCTATTAACTTATGCAGCACAAGCTAAAAAACAAGGGAAAAAAGTATATCATTTAAATATAGGACAACCAGATATTAAAACTCCGGAAAACTTTTTCGAGGCAATAGCTAACAATAAAGAAGAAGTTTTAGAGTACGCTTTATCAGAAGGTTTACATGAACTTAGAGAAGCAATACAAAAATACTACAGAGAATATGATATAAACTTTGATTTAGAAGATATATTAATATTAAACGGTGGTAGTGAAGCTTTATTCTTTACAATGTTAACTATATGTAATGAAGGGGACAATATATTAGTACCTGAACCATTCTATTCAAACTATAATAGTTTTGCAAACGCAGTTGGAGTTGAAATAAAGCCAATAACTACTTTTGCTGAAAACGGATTCCACTTACCTTCTAAAGAGGAAATCGTATCTAAGATAGATGAAAACACTCGTGCTATATTATTCTCAAATCCAGGAAACCCAAGTGGAGTAGTTTATACTAAAGAAGAAATAGACATGATATCTGATATAGCTAAAGAACATGAGCTATGGATAATAGCAGATGAAGTTTATAGAGAGTTTGTATATGAGGGAGACTACACTAGTTTAGGAAATGTTAAAGAAGTAGAAGATAGAGTTATAATAGTAGACAGTGTATCTAAAAGATATAGTGCATGTGGATCTAGAATAGGTTCTTTAGCTTCTAAAAACAAAGAATTTATGGGTGAAATATTAAAACTTTGTCAAGCTAGATTATCAGTTCCTACATTAGAGCAAATTGGAGCAGTAGAACTTTACAAAACTCCAAATTCTTACTTAACAGAAGTAAATGAAGAGTATAGAGAAAGAAGAGATGTTTTATACAATGAACTTGTAAAAGTTCCTGGTGTTATATGTAAAAAGCCAACAGGAGCATTCTATATAGTAGCTAAGTTACCAGTTAAGAGTGCTGATGATTTTGTTAAATGGATGCTAAGCGATTTTGAAATCGATGGAGAGACAGTAATGCCTTGTCCTGCTGAAGGATTCTATAAAACTAAAGGTCTTGGAGTTGACGAGATAAGACTTGCTTATATATTAAATAAAGAAGACTTATCAAAAGCAGCTAAGATATTAAAAGAAGGATTAGAAGCTTACTTAAAATTAGATAGATAA
- a CDS encoding sulfurtransferase: MTNLVNAKWLKENLNNENLVIVDCRFDLMDKEYGKKSYEKNHIKSAVRIDIETELSSKVQEHGGRHPLPTVDELKSTFENLGINNDSIVVCYDEGDLAGPSRLWWTLKYLGHDKVYVLDGGINAFIEIGGDTNNEVTTVSKNGEFVVNVNDSMRVDMNYVKERLYKDGVAIIDSREHKRYLGEFEPVDRKAGHIPSAMNYFWMDILEKDGDKINIKSVEDLKKHFEKLNEFDEVIVYCGSGITACPNSLALSESGIKHKVYSGSFSDWVSYDDNDVNTTVQ; this comes from the coding sequence ATGACAAACTTAGTTAATGCTAAATGGTTAAAAGAAAATTTAAATAATGAAAATCTAGTTATTGTCGATTGTAGATTTGACTTAATGGATAAAGAATATGGTAAAAAAAGTTATGAAAAAAATCATATAAAAAGTGCAGTTAGAATAGATATAGAAACTGAATTATCTAGTAAAGTTCAAGAACACGGAGGTAGGCATCCACTTCCTACTGTAGACGAGTTAAAAAGTACTTTTGAAAACTTAGGTATAAATAATGATTCAATAGTTGTTTGCTATGATGAAGGAGATTTAGCTGGTCCATCTAGACTATGGTGGACTTTAAAGTATCTAGGTCATGATAAGGTATATGTTTTAGACGGTGGAATAAATGCATTCATTGAAATTGGTGGAGATACTAATAATGAAGTTACTACAGTTTCTAAAAATGGAGAGTTTGTAGTTAATGTAAATGATTCAATGAGAGTTGATATGAACTATGTAAAAGAAAGATTGTATAAAGACGGGGTTGCTATAATAGACTCTAGAGAACATAAAAGATACTTAGGTGAATTTGAACCTGTAGATAGAAAAGCTGGTCATATCCCTAGTGCAATGAACTATTTTTGGATGGACATATTAGAAAAAGATGGAGATAAAATAAATATAAAATCTGTAGAAGATTTAAAAAAACACTTTGAAAAGTTAAATGAATTTGACGAGGTTATAGTTTATTGCGGATCTGGTATAACTGCTTGTCCTAACAGTTTAGCACTTAGCGAAAGCGGAATAAAGCATAAAGTTTACTCTGGAAGTTTTAGTGATTGGGTAAGCTATGATGATAATGATGTAAATACTACAGTTCAATAA
- a CDS encoding aminoglycoside N(3)-acetyltransferase: MSNEENIIKSSLKINTKTSLLKDLKAMGVKKGMTIIVHSSLSSIGWVCGGPISVIDALLEAVGENGNIVMPSHTGDYSDPIYWCNPPVPESWHEIIKDEMPAFNKLTTPCRGMGIIAQTFISYEGVTRSNHPQVSFSAYGKDKEFITNNHSLEYGLSEKSPLARIYDLDGYVLLLGVPYENNTSFHLSEYRSNCRETFISGAPILENGMRVWKEFEDLEVDSDCFGYIGEVFENNHKVINYKIGNANCKLMSQRECVDFATKFLSKSK, encoded by the coding sequence ATGAGTAATGAAGAGAATATAATTAAATCAAGTTTAAAAATTAATACAAAAACAAGTTTACTTAAAGATCTAAAAGCTATGGGAGTTAAAAAAGGGATGACTATTATAGTACACTCATCTCTAAGTTCGATTGGATGGGTTTGTGGAGGACCTATATCTGTTATAGACGCTCTTTTAGAGGCTGTAGGAGAAAATGGTAATATAGTTATGCCTAGTCACACTGGAGACTATTCTGACCCAATATATTGGTGTAATCCACCTGTTCCTGAAAGTTGGCATGAAATTATAAAAGATGAAATGCCAGCTTTTAATAAATTAACAACTCCATGTAGAGGAATGGGAATAATAGCACAAACTTTTATAAGTTATGAAGGGGTAACAAGAAGTAATCATCCGCAAGTTTCATTTAGTGCTTATGGAAAAGATAAAGAATTTATAACAAATAACCATAGCTTAGAATATGGGTTATCAGAAAAATCACCATTAGCTAGAATTTACGATTTAGACGGATATGTTCTTCTGCTAGGTGTGCCTTATGAAAACAATACATCATTTCATTTAAGTGAGTATAGAAGCAACTGCAGAGAAACATTTATATCAGGAGCACCTATACTAGAAAATGGAATGAGAGTATGGAAAGAATTCGAAGATTTAGAAGTCGATTCTGATTGTTTTGGATATATTGGAGAAGTTTTTGAAAATAATCACAAGGTTATAAACTATAAAATAGGAAATGCAAATTGTAAATTGATGTCTCAGAGAGAATGTGTAGATTTTGCTACGAAATTTTTATCTAAATCTAAATAA
- a CDS encoding xanthine dehydrogenase family protein molybdopterin-binding subunit — MKIVGKGIHKIDGMSIATGKPVYTDDLAAKDALVVKILRSPHAYAKVKNIDTSRALMVDGVECVLTYKDVPNNRFTLAGQSYPEPSPYDRLILEDTVRYVGDEVAIIAAIDEKTAVKAMKMIKVEYEVLKPIIDMEDAIDNEMLVHDEERHCNFDIGMERERNIVSKHLYEKGNIEEELEKCDVVIEETYYTQAQAHAMMETYRAYNYLDHTGRLVVVSSTQIPFHVRRHLSRALNIPSSKIRVIKPRIGGGFGGKQTACVEIFSAIVTLKTGKPAKIIYDRKETFNCSTSRHAMKLDVKIGATKDGIIKVIDIDALSDTGAYGEHASTTFGLVGEKTMPMYNKLTASRFKGNVVYTNKMPAGALRGYGATQGCFAVESTINMLAHKLNIDPTEIRLKNIVKEGETSFAYDKTLNSVDLVKCINKGKELIKWDEKYPSKKLENGKVRSVGMGLTMQGSGIAGIDTASVEIKLNDDGNYTLMVGSTDMGTGSDTILAQMACEILETTMDKITVISADTDVVPYDPGSYASSTTYVTGMAVVKASNILRDKIIDIGAKRLGIDKEYTEFDGEYVYSEHNRISVFDIAVDFTVGPEKEQLVGYASHGSEVSPPPFIAGFVETEMDLETGKYEVIDYVAVVDCGTVINKNLAKIQVEGGIVQGIGMAMFEEVRHTDDGHMDTNTFMQYKIPARCDVGNVIVDFVETNEPTGPFGAKSVGEVVINTPLPAIQESVYNACGVRVNTLPITPEKVFMEMNK; from the coding sequence ATGAAAATAGTTGGAAAAGGAATACATAAAATAGATGGAATGTCTATAGCTACAGGTAAGCCTGTATATACTGATGATTTAGCAGCAAAAGATGCACTAGTTGTTAAAATTTTAAGAAGTCCTCATGCTTATGCAAAGGTAAAAAATATTGATACGTCTAGGGCTTTAATGGTTGATGGTGTAGAGTGTGTATTAACTTATAAGGATGTACCTAACAATAGATTTACACTAGCTGGACAATCATACCCAGAACCATCACCATATGATAGATTGATACTTGAAGATACAGTTAGATATGTTGGCGATGAAGTAGCTATAATTGCAGCTATAGATGAAAAAACTGCAGTAAAAGCTATGAAAATGATAAAAGTTGAATATGAAGTTTTAAAGCCTATAATAGATATGGAAGATGCAATTGACAATGAAATGTTAGTTCATGATGAAGAGAGACACTGCAATTTTGATATAGGTATGGAAAGAGAAAGAAATATAGTATCAAAACATTTGTATGAAAAGGGAAATATAGAAGAAGAACTTGAAAAATGTGATGTTGTAATCGAAGAAACATATTATACACAAGCTCAAGCTCATGCAATGATGGAAACGTATAGAGCATACAACTACTTAGACCATACAGGTAGATTAGTTGTAGTAAGTTCTACACAAATTCCATTTCATGTAAGAAGACACTTATCAAGAGCACTAAATATACCTTCAAGTAAAATAAGAGTTATAAAACCTAGAATAGGTGGAGGATTTGGAGGAAAACAAACTGCATGCGTTGAAATATTCTCTGCAATTGTAACTTTAAAAACAGGAAAACCTGCAAAAATAATTTATGATAGAAAAGAAACATTTAACTGTTCTACAAGTAGACATGCAATGAAGTTAGATGTAAAGATTGGAGCAACAAAAGACGGAATAATAAAAGTTATAGATATAGATGCTTTATCTGATACGGGAGCATATGGAGAACATGCTTCAACGACTTTTGGGTTAGTAGGAGAAAAAACTATGCCTATGTACAATAAGCTTACAGCATCTAGATTCAAAGGGAATGTAGTATATACAAACAAAATGCCAGCTGGAGCGCTTAGAGGGTATGGGGCTACACAAGGATGTTTTGCAGTAGAATCAACTATAAACATGTTAGCACATAAATTAAATATAGATCCTACAGAAATAAGACTTAAAAATATAGTAAAAGAAGGCGAAACTAGCTTTGCTTATGATAAAACTTTAAATAGTGTAGATTTAGTAAAATGTATAAATAAAGGAAAAGAACTTATAAAATGGGATGAAAAATATCCTTCTAAAAAATTAGAAAATGGAAAAGTTAGAAGTGTTGGAATGGGACTTACTATGCAAGGATCAGGTATAGCAGGTATTGATACAGCTAGTGTGGAAATAAAATTAAATGATGATGGCAATTACACATTAATGGTAGGGTCTACAGATATGGGAACTGGAAGTGACACTATTTTAGCACAAATGGCATGTGAAATATTAGAAACTACAATGGATAAAATTACTGTTATATCAGCTGATACTGATGTAGTACCATATGATCCGGGATCTTATGCATCATCTACAACTTATGTCACAGGAATGGCTGTTGTTAAAGCTTCTAACATACTTCGTGACAAGATAATAGATATAGGGGCTAAGAGACTTGGAATAGACAAAGAATATACTGAATTTGACGGTGAGTATGTATATAGTGAGCACAATAGAATATCAGTATTTGATATAGCGGTTGATTTTACAGTTGGACCAGAAAAAGAACAGTTAGTAGGATATGCATCTCATGGTAGTGAAGTATCACCTCCTCCATTTATAGCTGGGTTTGTTGAAACAGAGATGGATTTAGAAACAGGTAAATATGAAGTTATTGATTATGTTGCTGTTGTAGATTGTGGTACAGTTATAAATAAAAACTTAGCAAAGATACAAGTTGAAGGTGGTATAGTTCAAGGTATAGGAATGGCTATGTTTGAAGAAGTTAGACATACAGATGACGGGCATATGGATACAAATACATTTATGCAATATAAAATACCGGCTAGATGTGATGTCGGAAATGTTATAGTAGATTTTGTAGAAACTAATGAACCAACAGGTCCATTTGGAGCGAAATCAGTAGGAGAAGTTGTTATAAACACACCTCTACCAGCTATACAAGAATCTGTATATAATGCTTGTGGAGTTAGAGTTAATACGCTTCCTATAACACCTGAGAAAGTATTTATGGAAATGAATAAATAA
- a CDS encoding (2Fe-2S)-binding protein — translation MLVELNVNGKKRKVDIEPEEYLVDSLRKLGNLSVKRGCDTGCCGLCSVWINKRPTLSCATLTVRALNKEITTIEGLEKEASEFAKILVSEGAEQCGFCSPGFIMTVIAMKEELSNPTEEEIIHYLTGNLCRCTGYMGQLRAIKSYLGVK, via the coding sequence ATGTTAGTAGAACTTAATGTAAATGGGAAAAAGAGAAAAGTTGATATAGAGCCAGAAGAATATTTAGTAGATAGTTTAAGAAAATTAGGAAATTTAAGTGTTAAAAGAGGGTGTGACACAGGATGTTGTGGGCTTTGCTCTGTATGGATAAATAAAAGACCTACATTATCATGTGCAACTTTAACAGTTAGAGCATTAAATAAAGAAATTACAACTATAGAAGGATTAGAAAAAGAAGCTAGTGAATTTGCAAAAATATTAGTTAGCGAAGGTGCGGAACAGTGTGGATTCTGTTCTCCTGGATTTATAATGACAGTTATAGCTATGAAAGAAGAATTAAGTAATCCTACAGAAGAGGAGATAATACACTATCTAACTGGTAATTTATGCAGATGTACAGGATACATGGGACAATTAAGAGCAATCAAAAGTTATCTGGGGGTAAAATAA
- a CDS encoding FAD binding domain-containing protein, with protein sequence MFTLTDIVQPNTLEEAYSILTKRKNNQILGGTAFLRMGKKRIGTGIELSNLNLDYIKEDDNFIEIGAMTTLRSLETSDIIKNNFKILTDSVRDIIGVQFRNVVTVGGSVFSKYGFSDLIVALLCLDTEVETFKGGRISLDEFLNKNYEKDILTKIYINKNNKNAVYKSMRNAKSDYPILNVSVAKLENEFKICIGARPQRAKVAIEASQFLSNNQLNDENIEKAIDLIKNDIEFGTNMRASKEYREEISKVLVKRAIMEVTKC encoded by the coding sequence ATGTTTACACTTACTGATATAGTACAGCCAAACACATTAGAAGAAGCATACTCAATATTGACTAAGAGGAAAAATAATCAAATTCTTGGAGGTACAGCATTTCTAAGAATGGGGAAAAAAAGAATAGGTACAGGAATTGAACTTTCCAACCTTAATTTAGATTATATAAAAGAAGATGACAATTTTATAGAAATTGGAGCTATGACGACTTTAAGAAGTTTAGAAACTAGCGATATTATAAAAAATAATTTTAAAATATTAACTGATTCAGTTAGAGATATAATAGGGGTTCAATTTAGAAATGTAGTTACAGTTGGAGGTAGCGTATTTTCAAAATATGGATTTTCTGATTTAATAGTAGCACTTCTTTGTTTAGATACAGAAGTAGAAACTTTTAAAGGTGGAAGAATAAGTTTAGATGAGTTTTTAAATAAGAATTATGAAAAAGACATATTAACTAAAATATATATAAATAAAAATAATAAAAATGCAGTTTATAAGTCTATGAGAAATGCTAAAAGTGATTATCCAATACTAAATGTATCTGTAGCTAAATTAGAAAATGAATTTAAGATATGTATAGGAGCAAGACCTCAAAGAGCAAAAGTAGCTATAGAAGCTAGTCAATTTTTATCTAATAATCAATTAAATGATGAAAATATAGAAAAAGCTATAGATTTAATAAAAAATGATATTGAATTTGGAACAAATATGAGAGCATCTAAAGAATATAGAGAAGAAATAAGCAAAGTATTAGTCAAAAGAGCAATCATGGAGGTTACAAAATGTTAG
- a CDS encoding cation:proton antiporter, whose product METSIHTIASNNLLILFAIVAITGILCSKLSERINIPDVVLFLIAGIIIGPSFFKFIDISSYQIENQLILTFGSAFILYLGGKEISLKVLKNVKVTVLLLSTLGVLVSAFIMKQIIGLSFEISSISALLAGAIIASTDPATLVPIFNSVKIKDKVKQTVISESAFNDATGAILTSAVITIILSGKFSFQENIYNLSIMIILGVVVGVITGILLLKLISDKPYGVLREFAPIVSVLSVIISYEVATKLGGSGYMACFIVGIINGNKKNFKIWLTQRSYDTDLNVVETLGTVCRMMIFIILGSQVNLHVLMKYLLPSLLVVGGLIFVARPISVLICTIFDKKAKWSRNEIIFMMWVRETGVIPAALCGIITTMKIPGYEIISSIVFMTILITLIIQGSTTKYIAGKLGLLEED is encoded by the coding sequence ATGGAAACATCAATTCACACAATAGCTAGTAATAATTTACTAATACTATTTGCTATAGTTGCTATAACAGGGATATTATGTAGTAAGCTAAGTGAGAGAATAAATATTCCTGATGTTGTATTATTTTTGATTGCTGGGATAATTATTGGACCATCATTTTTTAAGTTTATTGATATAAGTTCATATCAAATTGAAAATCAATTAATTTTAACTTTTGGATCAGCATTTATACTTTACTTAGGTGGAAAAGAGATAAGTTTGAAAGTTTTAAAAAATGTTAAAGTTACGGTGTTACTATTATCAACATTAGGTGTTTTAGTATCAGCATTTATAATGAAACAAATAATTGGATTATCATTTGAAATAAGCTCAATTTCAGCATTACTTGCAGGTGCTATAATAGCATCTACAGATCCTGCAACATTAGTACCTATTTTTAATAGTGTAAAAATTAAAGATAAGGTAAAACAAACTGTAATAAGTGAGTCAGCATTTAATGATGCAACGGGAGCTATTTTAACTTCAGCAGTAATTACTATAATTTTATCAGGTAAATTTTCGTTTCAAGAAAATATTTATAATTTAAGCATAATGATTATTCTCGGAGTTGTAGTAGGTGTAATTACTGGAATTTTACTATTGAAATTAATAAGTGATAAGCCTTATGGAGTATTAAGGGAATTTGCACCTATAGTATCTGTTTTATCAGTTATAATCTCCTATGAAGTAGCTACTAAATTAGGTGGAAGTGGATATATGGCATGTTTCATAGTAGGAATTATAAATGGAAATAAGAAAAATTTTAAAATTTGGTTAACTCAAAGGTCATACGATACTGATTTAAATGTTGTAGAAACTTTAGGAACAGTATGTAGAATGATGATATTTATAATTTTAGGAAGCCAAGTTAATTTACATGTTTTAATGAAATATTTATTACCGTCATTGCTTGTTGTTGGAGGACTTATTTTTGTAGCAAGACCAATAAGTGTACTTATATGCACAATATTTGATAAAAAAGCTAAATGGTCTAGAAATGAAATTATTTTTATGATGTGGGTAAGAGAAACGGGAGTAATTCCAGCTGCTCTTTGCGGTATAATTACAACTATGAAAATACCTGGTTATGAAATTATTTCTTCAATTGTATTTATGACAATACTTATAACTTTGATAATTCAAGGTAGTACAACTAAATATATAGCTGGAAAATTAGGATTATTAGAAGAAGATTAA